A region from the Aegilops tauschii subsp. strangulata cultivar AL8/78 chromosome 5, Aet v6.0, whole genome shotgun sequence genome encodes:
- the LOC109759870 gene encoding probable WRKY transcription factor 11 gives MAVDLMGCGYAPHGHAAEAEEQFQEAAAAGLRSLELVISSFSSRAGCAPPLGEMADQAVSRFRRVINILDRTGHARFRRGPVGDAADSLTPPPESSAPPRMPAQALAPAVSPQLAPQKSVTLDFTKPLKAPAAAPAAAPSVTSTSFFSSVTAGGDGSVSKGWTQLVSSGKPPLPAGTKRKQRQQQTRCAHSDAAAAGGRCHCLKKRKNRVKYTTRVPTVTSGAADIPGVGDKYSWRKYGQKTIKGSPHPRCYYRCGTVKGCPARKHVERATDDPAMLVVTYEGDHCHDTWPPAAAN, from the coding sequence ATGGCCGTCGACCTCATGGGTTGCGGCTACGCCCCGCATGGCCACGCGGCCGAGGCCGAGGAGCAGTTCCAGGAGGCCGCTGCCGCGGGGCTCCGCAGCCTCGAGCTCGtcatctcctccttctcctcccgcGCCGGCTGCGCGCCGCCCCTCGGAGAGATGGCCGACCAGGCGGTGTCCAGGTTCCGCCGGGTCATCAACATCCTCGACCGCACCGGCCACGCCCGCTTCCGCCGCGGCCCTGTTGGAGATGCCGCCGACTCGTTGACTCCCCCTCCTGAATCCTCTGCTCCTCCTCGGATGCCGGCCCAGGCACTGGCACCGGCTGTCTCGCCGCAGCTGGCGCCGCAGAAAAGCGTGACGCTGGACTTCACGAAGCCTTTGAAGGCGCCGGCGGCGGccccggctgccgcgccttcggTGACGTCGACGTCTTTCTTCTCGTCCGTGACGGCGGGGGGCGATGGCAGCGTGTCGAAGGGCTGGACCCAGCTGGTGTCCTCCGGCAAGCCGCCGCTCCCGGCTGGGACCAAACGCAAGCAACGCCAACAGCAGACGCGCTGCGCGCActccgacgccgccgccgccggtggcCGGTGCCACTGCTTGAAAAAGCGCAAGAACCGGGTGAAGTACACGACGCGCGTGCCCACGGTAACCTCGGGCGCGGCGGACATCCCCGGCGTCGGCGACAAGTACTCGTGGCGCAAGTACGGGCAGAAGACCATCAAGGGGTCCCCTCACCCCCGCTGCTACTACAGGTGCGGCACCGTCAAGGGCTGCCCGGCGCGGAAGCACGTGGAGCGCGCCACCGACGACCCCGCCATGCTCGTCGTCACCTACGAGGGCGACCACTGCCACGACACTTGGCCGCCGGCCGCCGCAAATTAA